In Poecilia reticulata strain Guanapo linkage group LG1, Guppy_female_1.0+MT, whole genome shotgun sequence, one genomic interval encodes:
- the sorbs2a gene encoding sorbin and SH3 domain-containing protein 2 isoform X6, protein MNTANDSHSSEFDTWRSRSATDGLKNGDASSSSLAAKGFRSVRPNLQDKKSPTQDVSPLPQPPPRRESFNLLSIGTNPPEFNPIIELPNDLSSRRLTFTKNDKAVLKESYTVSSTSSYSYSETSGNSVQQVNQSTAANNMSNLNASATTSTQKRKVSSLKLTPVTIPDPPDHVNPQFEAHSKILTSGSLSPSSPPPQMASNTPQPPSQKASVYVHLNAENLKNPAALASNPRVEVKVPEQDPDQTSTQVKMTMPPPSIPPRPSPAQLLGPPSPDPSARHSPCRCQSSESLNYPSSLMPKALSSPTPYVPSRAVMKTGAISGQSVASFSNMSIGSCVSPATSPVTVSALSHYSSSTAGLLDELHICSLDSPGASPTPSPTLSHVSTYISTAGPDDVLTTSVGSTAAAATVTNGQVLSHAMNGSSSHPQRPMSPPSYPPPPPSLHTGLQRHSRSSEGSESVTRESVVSGHTSISSTVPLARFSEEEKKVSIVKAPHYEGIGPVDESGIPIAIRTTVDRPKDWYKTMFKQIHKVHKADDDYSGTYNATYAFINNADNYSTTMAHPPPRTHTYRPLSKSPSDNGGQRVPREPSPSPAPPPPPPMPSLLQLRARDSDRDKDSTDMNEWGPPDRKVDTRKYRAEPKSIFEYEPGKSSILEHERPTYDDIDLENEPWYKFFSELEFGRPPPKKRLDYNPDISTRQRIETTLHIAPADKASERPASAASDYRKRRKSEPSSSQVNAQSQSRAATSPRPVDAYRSSSSLKKPVIRSSPSSPSRAKGGDACNMFSNSISTPGPYESTSLPPLLSDSDHCHEDASQAGSSSSKQSVFCTNNWQANSQDDKTWSSSEEPPSSGKLKSRSCDDLLNDGHSGSGGQNATRSESAGSLMCDGNIPTVSSSTHSLPPLHRRRAHDSPGFLQLYRKMHQIDRAQLIPSEVIRSVRARILELERQPHLLRHHLSPWIPSWGVEVPRDMVPNRISEYERLIQKSKSMPNLGDGEVPSGTTTPGGSSSRASSGGGVTPSFPKRRFSIESLLEEDPNSNNRTVRHSMDHIPRSPPEGQPRVGPEPGRGKSFSAPPVPQGPQANPDYSDSEQDAIASDLSDFIQVEGSSFCSESDFDHCSLTSSESLYGSSTLHHHLRHHHHHHQGHQSLGQSQGYQHRHLISTCKGRCPASYTRFTTMLRHERERARQENQRQQSRNSHFQIQGSQSHQAMSKLAFLVSPVPFRRKKGSPPTSRRSSGGGGRGSRPKSKQAIYEALDAALRDIYEHIQAERGHRSSRPPDDSILRRILAELLPSVPERSSSLRGRRSCWHGGHSSTSVYPDGSPTGYASHRGEPSTPSLQSPRLQSPISACYGRHLETSNNNEYGEEQGNGNGLCYSDQDVSRSYSTLDDRHTPQSRRATPDKEVSHKQMTQLILFSLLYQKQPARAIYDFKAQTAKELTFKKGDAVNIIRQIDNNWYEGEHRGRVGIFPIAYVEKMPSSEKHQPIRPPPPAQVREIGDAVARYNFNADTNVELSLRKGERIVVVRQVDQNWYEGKIPGTTKQGIFPVSYVEIVKHSPSKSSAHHVDPHAYSRTPSSTPIKSFYHLPPSLPSPQPSVRTLDLQAITSEWLSLTLDPSAPTPTPSLTATPLPPTPPPLPADLTPLLTAQEPTSASAAASHKGFSFSHQPSSRSPVSSDRRAGLGHTPAALCLSQPSPPLPPPLPPPVSSSFTFVLPDRLSMRNGKQLQVSESDSAFSFTRPQPLTCTKSVTGTFPSHLPEQQPSAPAHESSKLPDIELHVRDPYDELLSAAPDEFSADDTDISKEPSVEFICAKLNGESKSRWFQNNIQQPSPPAAAGDSPGTVHLKPQFHEPLSMKPLSVFIEEQPASVNEELVDPHRPPSEQGHTYTELFIEEEDEDMTDKEENIRELNERISPQAETSSSSSSSQLPHSDRLPFLTPSPPASTFPPSVIPASSRSSRSQQHDSSFSPVLPHSPPCLPHLTTCGLPAVSCCPSVPSPPSHLSDPSAVVPVSQTSTSPCPPSPVTSCSVSESVFPPPAPFPPKTASPPLSSPHSPNTAPVVSHAGHRSPKVKDPVVGGKPPRSPILSRRSYLSPVRGRRRLVQDALHGGGDPYQALYNYMPRNEDELELKEGDVVDVMEKCDDGWFVGTSRRSKLFGTFPGNYVKQL, encoded by the exons CTAATGATTCTCACTCATCAGAGTTTG ATACTTGGCGGTCCCGCAGCGCTACTGATGGTTTGAAGAATGGAGATGCCAGCAGTTCATCTCTTGCTGCCAAAGGATTTCGGAGTGTCAGACCCAACCTACAGGACAAAAAGTCTCCCACACAG GATGTCAGTCCCTTGCCACAGCCACCCCCCAGGAGAGAGAGCTTTAACCTCTTGTCCATTGGCACCAATCCACCGGAATTCAACCCAATCATTGAGCTGCCTAATGACTTAAGTTCTAGAAGgctaacattcacaaagaaTGACAAAGCTGTATTAAAAGAATCCTACACAGTTAGCAGCACATCCTCTTACTCTTACTCAGAGACCAGTGGAAATTCAGTCCAGCAGGTTAATCAGTCCACAGCTGCAAATAATATGAGCAACCTCAATGCCTCTGCCACTACCAGCACACAGAAACGTAAGGTTTCTTCACTTAAACTAACCCCAGTCACTATCCCTGACCCCCCTGATCACGTTAACCCTCAATTTGAAGCCCATTCCAAGATCCTGACCTCAGGCTCCCTCTCACCATCTTCTCCACCTCCACAAATGGCTTCAAACACACCCCAACCCCCATCACAGAAGGCTTCAGTTTATGTCCACTTAAAtgcagaaaatctaaaaaatccAGCAGCTTTGGCTTCAAATCCAAGAGTGGAGGTGAAGGTTCCAGAACAAGATCCAGATCAGACCTCAACGCAAGTGAAGATGACAATGCCTCCTCCTTCTATTCCACCAAGACCTTCGCCTGCACAACTGTTG GGGCCTCCTTCCCCTGACCCTTCAGCACGGCACTCCCCCTGTCGCTGCCAGAGCTCTGAATCACTCAACTACCCATCCAGCTTAATGCCCAAGGCCTTATCGTCACCCACCCCATATGTTCCTAGCAGAGCTGTTATGAAAACTGGAGCAATCAGTGGGCAGAGCGTCGCCTCTTTCAGCAACATGAGCATTGGTAGCTGTGTGTCACCAGCGACTTCCCCCGTGACAGTGTCGGCGCTCAGCCACTACTCGTCATCCACGGCGGGTCTGCTTGATGAGCTTCACATCTGTAGCCTGGACTCACCTGGCGCCTCACCCACGCCTTCGCCCACGCTCAGCCATGTCTCTACCTACATATCCACTGCTGGGCCTGATGATGTGCTAACAACCTCTGTGGGCTCCACTGCTGCAGCAGCTACTGTCACTAAT GGTCAGGTTCTTTCTCATGCAATGAATGGAAGTTCCAGCCATCCACAGAGGCCCATGTCTCCACCATCatatcctcctcctcctccatcactCCACACAGGCCTCCAGAGACACAGCAGGAGCTCAG AGGGCAGTGAATCGGTCACCAGGGAGTCTGTGGTTTCAGGTCACACCAGCATCAGCAGCACAGTGCCCCTCGCTCGCttctcagaagaagaaaagaaggtgTCCATCGTTAAAGCCCCGCATTACGAAGGCATTGGACCTGTGGATGAGTCTGGCATCCCTATTGCCATTCGCACG ACAGTTGACAGGCCAAAAGATTGGTACAAAACTATGTTCAAACAGATTCACAAAGTTCACAAAGCAG ATGATGACTACTCTGGCACATACAATGCAACATATGCTTTCATAAACAATG CCGACAACTACAGCACCACCATGGCCCACCCACCTCCTCGGACACACACATATAGACCTCTGTCCAAAAGCCCCTCAGACAACGGTGGGCAGCGGGTTCCTCGGGAGCCCTCACCTTCCccagcaccaccaccacctccaccaATGCCCTCCCTCCTGCAGCTTAGGGCCAGAGACAGCGACCGGGACAAAGATTCAACAGACAT GAATGAATGGGGTCCTCCAGACAGGAAAGTGGACACACGAAAGTACCGCGCAGAGCCCAAGAGTATTTTTGAGTATGAGCCTGGCAAGTCATCAATTCTGGAGCATGAAAGACCA ACCTATGATGACATAGATTTAGAGAACGAGCCTTGGTATAAGTTCTTTTCCGAGCTGGAGTTTGGGCGGCCG CCTCCTAAAAAACGTCTGGATTATAATCCAGACATCTCCACCCGCCAGCGCATTGAG ACGACCCTCCACATCGCCCCGGCTGACAAGGCTTCAGAGAGACCTGCAAG TGCTGCCAGCGACTACAGGAAAAGAAGGAAGTCTGAGCCATCAAGTTCACAAGTGAATGCCCAGTCCCAGAGCAGAGCTGCAACTTCCCCTAGACCAGTGGATGCCTACAGATCCAGCAGCAGCCTAAAGAAACCCGTCATACGTTCCTCACCTTCCTCACCCTCCAGAGCCAAAG GTGGGGACGCATGCAACATGTTTTCAAACAGTATAAGCACCCCAGGTCCTTATGAGAGTacctctctccctcctctccttTCTGACTCTGATCATTGCCACGAGGATGCCAGCCAGGCAGGCAGCTCTTCCTCAAAACAGTCTGTCTTCTGCACAAACAACTGGCAGGCAAACAGCCAGGATGATAAAACATGGAGCAGTTCAGAGGAACCACCCTCCTCTGGCAAGCTCAAATCCCGCAGTTGCGATGACTTGCTTAACGACGGacattctggttctggtggccAAAATGCCACTCGTTCAGAAAGCGCTGGGTCGTTGATGTGTGATGGGAACATTCCTACGGTATCATCCTCTACTCATTCACTGCCCCCTCTCCATCGACGACGTGCGCACGATTCTCCAGGTTTCCTCCAGCTCTATCGTAAAATGCACCAGATTGACCGAGCTCAGCTCATCCCGTCTGAAGTAATCCGTTCCGTACGTGCTCGCATTCTGGAACTAGAGCGCCAGCCTCATTTGCTTCGCCATCACCTTTCTCCTTGGATACCCTCCTGGGGTGTGGAAGTGCCAAGGGACATGGTGCCAAACCGCATTTCCGAATACGAGCGTCTAATTCAGAAGTCCAAATCCATGCCTAACTTGGGTGACGGTGAGGTGCCTTCGGGCACAACAACACCGGGTGGTTCGTCATCTCGTGCTAGCAGTGGGGGTGGCGTGACTCCCAGTTTTCCAAAACGTCGTTTTTCCATTGAGTCATTACTAGAGGAAGATCCCAATAGCAACAACAGGACTGTACGTCACAGTATGGATCATATACCTCGTAGCCCACCGGAGGGACAACCTCGTGTTGGACCCGAGCCCGGACGTGGGAAATCATTTTCGGCTCCTCCTGTTCCTCAAGGCCCACAAGCAAATCCTGACTATTCTGATAGTGAACAAGACGCCATCGCATCTGATCTCAGTGACTTCATCCAGGTGGAGGGTTCTTCATTTTGCAGTGAGAGTGATTTTGACCATTGCTCCCTAACTTCCTCTGAAAGCTTGTATGGATCGTCCACCCTCCACCACCACCTTCgtcaccaccaccatcatcatcaagGTCACCAAAGTCTAGGCCAGAGCCAGGGCTACCAACACCGCCACCTCATTAGCACTTGCAAGGGCCGCTGCCCAGCCTCATACACTCGTTTTACGACCATGCTTCGCCATGAGAGAGAGCGAGCACGACAAGAGAACCAGAGACAGCAGAGCCGCAACAGCCATTTCCAAATTCAGGGCTCGCAGTCTCACCAAGCAATGTCCAAGCTGGCCTTCTTGGTCAGCCCAGTGCCTTTCCGCAGGAAAAAGGGCTCACCACCTACCTCGAGAAGAAGCAGTGGTGGAGGAGGACGGGGTAGCAGACCCAAGTCCAAACAGGCCATTTATGAAGCACTTGATGCAGCCTTGAGAGACATTTATGAGCACATTCAAGCAGAGAGAGGCCACAGAAGCTCTAGGCCACCTGATGACAGTATTTTGAGACGGATCCTGGCTGAACTGTTGCCAAGTGTGCCTGAAAGAAGCTCCTCTTTGCGAGGGCGGAGGAGTTGCTGGCATGGGGGTCACTCCTCTACATCTGTTTACCCAGATGGAAGCCCGACTGGGTATGCTTCACACAGAGGAGAACCATCCACACCAAGCCTACAGTCACCAAGGTTACAGTCGCCAATCAGTGCCTGCTATGGACGACATTTGGAGACGTCAAACAATAATGAATATGGGGAAGAGCAAGGCAACGGAAATGGTCTTTGTTATTCAG ACCAGGATGTATCGAGGAGTTATTCCACCCTGGATGATCGACACACACCGCAGAGCAGAAGAGCAACTCCTGACAAAGAG GTCTCCCATAAACAGATGACACAACTTATTCTGTTCTCTCTCCTCTATCAGAAACAGCCTGCAAGAGCAATTTATGATTTTAAGGCACAAACGGCAAA GGagttgacatttaaaaaggGCGATGCGGTCAACATCATCAGGCAAATAGATAACAACTGGTACGAAGGCGAGCACAGAGGCCGAGTGGGCATCTTCCCCATCGCATACGTTGAG AAGATGCCGTCGTCAGAGAAGCATCAGCCAatccgtcctcctcctccagctcaggTCAGGGAGATCGGCGACGCTGTGGCACGCTATAACTTCAATGCTGACACTAACGTGGAGCTGTCACTAAGAAAG GGGGAGAGAATTGTAGTCGTCAGGCAGGTGGACCAGAACTGGTATGAGGGGAAGATTCCGGGAACAACCAAGCAAGGCATCTTTCCGGTTTCCTATGTTGAAATTGTCAAGCACTCTCCATCCAAGAGCTCCGCCCATCATGTAGACCCGCATGCTTACAGCCGGACACCAAGCTCCACCCCCATCAAG TCCTTCTATCACCTCCCTCCATCTCTTCCTTCCCCTCAGCCCTCTGTGAGAACGCTCGACCTGCAGGCCATCACCAGCGAGTGGCTCTCGCTCACACTGGACCCATCagcccccacccccaccccttCACTCACAGCCACTCCTTTACCTCCCACACCACCCCCTCTCCCCGCCGACCTCACCCCCCTCCTGACGGCACAGGAGCCGACCTCAGCCTCAGCCGCTGCATCACATAAAGGTTTCTCCTTTTCACACCAGCCATCTTCCAGAAGTCCTGTTTCCTCTGACAGGAGAGCGGGTTTAGGTCACACCCCAGCTGCTCTTTGTCTCTCCCAGCCCTCCCCGCCACTGcctccccctcttcctcctcctgtctcttccTCATTCACCTTCGTGCTGCCGGATCGTTTATCGATGCGCAACGGGAAGCAGCTACAGGTTTCTGAGTCAGACAGTGCTTTCAGCTTTACTAGGCCTCAACCTTTGACCTGCACCAAATCAGTGACAGGAACATTTCCCTCACATCTCCCAGAGCAGCAACCATCTGCTCCTGCGCACGAAAGCAGCAAACTGCCCGACATCGAGCTGCACGTTAGAGACCCTTATGATGAGCTGCTGTCAGCAGCTCCAGATGAGTTCAGTGCAGATGACACTGACATTTCAAAAGAGCCTTCAGTAGAGTTCATATGTGCCAAGTTGAATGGTGAATCTAAGAGCAGATGGTTTCAGAACAATATCCAACAACCCagtcctccagcagcagctggtgaCTCACCTGGCACTGTTCACCTAAAACCGCAATTTCATGAACCTTTAAGCATGAAGcctctttctgttttcattgaAGAGCAGCCAGCATCAGTAAATGAGGAGCTGGTTGATCCTCACAGGCCACCTTCAGAACAaggacacacatacacagagtTATTCATAGAGGAAGAAGACGAAGACATGACAGACAAAGAGGAGAACATTAGAGAGTTAAATGAGCGGATAAGTCCACAG GCTGaaacctcttcctcctcctcctcatcacaGCTACCTCACTCTGACCGCCTTCCCTTCCTCACTCCATCCCCCCCAGCATCCACTTTCCCTCCTTCTGTTATTCCTGCCTCCTCCAGATCTTCCCGATCCCAACAACATGACTCCTCCTTTTCCCCTGTCCTTCCTCATTCCCCCCCATGCCTCCCTCACCTTACAACCTGTGGACTTCCTGCAGTCTCCTGCTGCCCGTCTGttccctctcctccctctcacCTTTCGGACCCCTCTGCAGTCGTTCCTGTCTCCCAGACCTCCACTTCTCCCTGTCCACCCAGCCCAGTTACGTCCTGCTCTGTCTCAGAGTCAGTTTTCCCTCCCCCTGCCCCGTTTCCCCCTAAAactgcctctcctcctctctctagTCCCCACTCCCCCAACACTGCCCCCGTTGTATCGCACGCAGGCCATAGGTCCCCCAAAGTGAAG